The proteins below come from a single Nitrososphaera sp. genomic window:
- the cofH gene encoding 5-amino-6-(D-ribitylamino)uracil--L-tyrosine 4-hydroxyphenyl transferase CofH, producing MKNTDPVIASVLDDALAGKDISAAQAVELFRSNGLELALVLAAANELRKRTVGDIVTYVVNRNVNFTNVCVKQCGFCAFSRDFREEEGYMLPPSEIVRRAKEAAGLGATEVCIQAGLPPRMDGNLYVEICRAVKNELPDIHIHAFSPEEVLYGAQRSETSTLEYLRRLKEAGVGSLPGTAAEILDQGLRDEISPGRIRVQDWVRIIKEAHGMGIPTTSTIMYGHKETPQQIANHIELLRQIQQETHGFSEFVPLSFVHTEAPMFSHQTVSGLRPGADGNEVLRMHAIARIMLNNHIPNIQVSWVKEGPKMSQILLAAGANDFGGTLINESISTAAGSQHGQLMRPREIRGLIRAAGRTPAQRSTSYRLLRIFDREVEKEEDGSVLDAADESMFGSYHQLIKLSSFRYKDSDGALRRGAPST from the coding sequence ATGAAAAACACAGACCCCGTCATTGCTTCTGTCCTCGACGACGCCCTAGCCGGCAAGGATATCTCTGCTGCTCAGGCAGTGGAACTGTTTCGCAGCAACGGCCTTGAACTGGCTCTCGTCCTTGCCGCGGCCAACGAACTGCGGAAAAGGACAGTGGGCGACATTGTAACTTATGTCGTAAACCGAAACGTCAACTTTACAAACGTGTGCGTCAAGCAGTGCGGCTTTTGCGCGTTTAGCCGCGACTTTAGGGAAGAAGAAGGGTACATGCTTCCCCCCTCCGAAATTGTTCGAAGAGCAAAAGAAGCAGCCGGCCTGGGCGCGACTGAAGTCTGCATACAGGCAGGACTTCCGCCTAGGATGGACGGCAACCTTTACGTGGAAATCTGCCGGGCCGTCAAGAATGAGCTGCCGGACATCCACATCCACGCGTTCTCGCCAGAAGAAGTGCTTTACGGGGCTCAGAGGTCGGAGACCTCGACTCTGGAGTATCTGCGCCGCCTCAAGGAAGCCGGTGTAGGGAGCCTTCCTGGAACAGCTGCCGAAATACTTGACCAGGGCCTTCGAGACGAGATTTCGCCGGGCAGGATTCGAGTCCAGGACTGGGTAAGGATAATCAAAGAGGCGCACGGTATGGGCATACCCACGACGTCTACTATCATGTACGGGCACAAAGAAACCCCGCAGCAGATAGCAAACCACATCGAACTTTTGCGTCAGATACAGCAGGAAACCCACGGATTTTCCGAATTTGTGCCCCTGAGTTTTGTGCACACCGAGGCTCCGATGTTCTCTCACCAGACTGTATCAGGCCTGCGGCCTGGCGCAGATGGAAACGAGGTGCTCAGAATGCATGCAATCGCGCGCATCATGCTGAATAACCATATTCCGAACATCCAGGTGTCGTGGGTCAAGGAAGGGCCAAAGATGTCGCAAATCCTACTTGCCGCCGGCGCCAATGATTTCGGAGGCACCCTGATTAACGAGAGCATCTCGACTGCCGCCGGCTCGCAGCACGGTCAGCTGATGCGTCCGCGTGAAATCCGGGGACTCATACGCGCAGCCGGCAGAACACCTGCGCAGCGGTCAACGTCATACAGGCTTCTGAGGATATTTGACAGGGAAGTGGAAAAGGAGGAAGACGGGTCTGTACTTGATGCTGCCGACGAGTCCATGTTCGGCTCTTATCATCAGCTGATAAAACTCAGCAGCTTTAGGTACAAGGACAGCGACGGCGCCCTTCGCAGGGGCGCGCCCAGTACTTAA
- the cofG gene encoding 7,8-didemethyl-8-hydroxy-5-deazariboflavin synthase CofG codes for MYTRAHEAADAGVREILQQSLEGHEPAKSDALLLFEDCPTSALVSTAARIRDRAKPEPVVTYSRKIFIDLVNLCRDTCLYCTYKKEPSSQGATMMSPDAVLALAKQGQRTRCTEALIVTGERPEEKYAQAKSWLWSLGHASLVDYIREVSELVLQNTGLLPHTNAGSLSKSELAQLKDTNVSVGVMLESSSERLMEKGMPHAGAPSKHPKVRLNTLSAAGELGIPTTTGLLVGIGESLEEMVDSLFVLRDLSRRYGHVQEIILQNFAPKPRTGMASSPAAGEDYFIRTLALARLVMQKMNIQAPPNLNPESYGLYLDAGINDWGGISPVTIDHVNPEFPWPSVSQVAEVSLARGRNLRGRLPVYPEFLKGGFISERLEAFTAVFVDSSGLVREEYFDDI; via the coding sequence TTGTACACTCGCGCTCACGAGGCAGCAGATGCCGGAGTTCGGGAAATCTTGCAGCAGTCGCTTGAAGGGCACGAACCGGCGAAATCTGATGCACTCCTCCTCTTCGAGGACTGTCCTACAAGCGCGCTTGTTAGCACGGCAGCGAGAATCCGGGACAGGGCCAAGCCAGAGCCTGTCGTTACCTACTCTCGAAAGATCTTTATCGACCTTGTCAACCTGTGCAGGGATACCTGCCTTTACTGCACCTACAAGAAGGAGCCGTCCAGCCAGGGGGCCACGATGATGAGCCCTGATGCAGTGCTTGCCCTCGCTAAACAGGGCCAGCGGACGCGCTGCACAGAAGCCCTGATCGTGACAGGGGAGAGGCCCGAGGAGAAATATGCACAGGCCAAAAGCTGGCTCTGGTCGCTTGGGCACGCCAGCCTGGTAGACTATATTCGCGAGGTCTCAGAACTTGTCCTCCAAAATACCGGTCTTCTTCCTCACACAAACGCCGGAAGCCTCTCAAAGTCGGAACTTGCGCAGTTAAAGGATACGAACGTGAGCGTCGGTGTTATGCTAGAGTCATCAAGCGAGCGGCTGATGGAAAAGGGTATGCCCCATGCGGGCGCGCCCAGCAAGCACCCAAAGGTAAGGCTCAACACCCTGAGCGCGGCCGGCGAACTTGGCATTCCTACCACAACCGGGCTTCTTGTAGGCATTGGGGAGAGTCTTGAAGAGATGGTCGATTCTCTTTTTGTGCTACGGGACCTGAGCAGGAGGTATGGCCACGTTCAGGAGATTATCCTGCAGAATTTTGCGCCAAAGCCCAGAACGGGAATGGCCTCCTCGCCTGCTGCAGGCGAGGACTACTTCATCCGCACGCTGGCACTCGCGCGATTGGTGATGCAGAAAATGAACATCCAAGCGCCGCCCAACCTAAATCCGGAATCCTATGGCCTGTACCTTGACGCCGGAATCAACGACTGGGGCGGAATTTCCCCTGTCACGATAGACCATGTCAATCCCGAATTTCCATGGCCCTCCGTCTCGCAGGTTGCCGAGGTGTCGCTAGCAAGGGGCAGGAATCTCCGTGGCAGGCTGCCAGTCTATCCCGAGTTTCTCAAAGGTGGATTTATATCGGAACGGCTGGAAGCATTTACCGCCGTGTTTGTCGACAGTTCAGGCCTGGTAAGGGAGGAATATTTTGACGACATTTGA
- a CDS encoding trypsin-like peptidase domain-containing protein, translating to MILGVSIAIAVAAIAIAISPFFSIQSIIPRTSPGGSTDNGQSQQAPAAQTSVDRTGLQKTAFEVGRITNPDASTSPLSLPDLFNQTQRSVVEITDSSSTDPSKSRLGSGFVYDDNGHVITNNHVVSVSGNVDVTFLDGTIYRAQVIGSDPYTDLSVLYVKDVPKDKLVPLALANSTQLRIGEQVAAIGNPFGLSGSMTEGIVSGLGRLLPNDQAGQFSIPGVIQTDAPVNPGNSGGPLLNLRGEVVGITTAIYTNTGQFSGIGFAIPANTVARVVPSLVTSGGYSHPWLGISGRDMTPGLAQAIGLKEPRGFLVVDVVKGGPADKAGLRGGTQSTKVEGVDVKLGGDVITSIDDKPVRKIDDILVYLESQKAVGDPIKLTVLRDGKTLDITPTLASRPSQLTSP from the coding sequence ATGATACTTGGAGTATCTATTGCGATCGCGGTGGCCGCGATTGCGATAGCCATTTCGCCGTTTTTTAGCATTCAGTCAATTATCCCCCGGACCAGTCCTGGCGGGAGCACCGACAACGGTCAGTCTCAGCAGGCGCCGGCAGCCCAGACCTCTGTGGACAGGACAGGGCTCCAAAAGACTGCGTTTGAGGTCGGAAGAATAACCAATCCCGATGCCTCCACGAGTCCTCTCTCCCTTCCGGATCTATTTAACCAGACCCAGCGATCAGTTGTTGAGATTACCGACAGCTCTAGCACCGACCCGAGCAAGAGCAGGCTCGGCTCGGGGTTTGTGTATGACGACAACGGACATGTGATAACCAACAACCATGTGGTTAGTGTCTCTGGAAACGTCGACGTGACTTTTCTTGACGGGACGATTTATCGCGCCCAGGTCATAGGTTCCGATCCGTATACCGATCTGTCGGTTCTTTACGTCAAGGACGTCCCCAAAGACAAACTTGTGCCGCTTGCTCTTGCAAACTCGACCCAGCTTCGGATAGGCGAGCAGGTGGCCGCGATAGGAAATCCTTTTGGCCTTTCCGGCTCTATGACTGAGGGAATAGTAAGCGGCCTCGGCCGCCTTTTGCCAAACGATCAGGCAGGCCAGTTTTCTATCCCCGGTGTGATACAGACCGATGCGCCTGTAAATCCGGGCAACTCTGGCGGACCGCTTCTCAACCTCCGCGGGGAGGTCGTTGGGATCACCACTGCAATCTATACCAATACTGGCCAGTTTTCAGGGATCGGATTTGCAATTCCTGCAAACACCGTGGCAAGGGTCGTACCTTCGCTGGTCACATCCGGCGGGTATTCGCATCCCTGGCTCGGGATTTCCGGTCGTGACATGACCCCAGGTCTGGCCCAGGCAATAGGGCTCAAGGAGCCGCGCGGGTTTCTGGTCGTTGACGTGGTCAAGGGCGGGCCGGCGGACAAGGCTGGACTCAGGGGCGGGACGCAAAGCACAAAGGTGGAAGGTGTTGATGTCAAACTAGGAGGCGACGTGATAACCAGCATCGACGACAAGCCGGTGCGCAAAATTGACGACATTTTGGTTTATCTCGAAAGCCAAAAGGCAGTCGGCGACCCGATAAAATTGACGGTACTCCGCGACGGAAAGACGCTCGACATAACACCGACGCTTGCTTCCAGGCCAAGCCAGCTCACCTCGCCCTGA
- a CDS encoding winged helix-turn-helix domain-containing protein gives MDSYTNPTGMMSTTKTLAERKNNRGKIQIMGDILGLATSGIKKTHIMYRGNLSYEQVHLYLGELLQRGLLLQDGKGSEGIVYRTTESGREFLQHYRRLAEFLEEREDGLPLYLGR, from the coding sequence ATGGACAGTTACACAAATCCCACTGGAATGATGTCAACAACTAAGACTTTGGCGGAGCGCAAGAACAACCGTGGCAAGATTCAGATAATGGGTGACATACTGGGTCTTGCGACAAGCGGAATAAAAAAGACACACATCATGTACCGCGGCAATCTAAGCTACGAACAGGTACACCTCTACCTTGGAGAGCTCTTGCAGCGCGGCCTGCTGTTACAGGATGGAAAGGGAAGCGAAGGCATTGTATACAGGACGACCGAGTCTGGTCGCGAGTTCCTGCAGCATTACCGCCGGCTGGCAGAATTTCTTGAGGAAAGGGAGGATGGACTCCCGCTTTACCTTGGAAGGTAA
- a CDS encoding glycosyltransferase: protein MSGFSALDAIDFLLAAIMIGVAGVWVYFLSYMAKSFKCSPRLDDAQKAQSPHPLVSVILPARNEERYIAKCLESLLGQDYDNLEIVVINDSSTDGTAGILSDYARRDKRIVHVEARPKPPGWAGKNWACIEGYQQSRGELLLFTDADTVHSPASISLAVNRLLSDKLDALSAVPKLVCNDFWTRVTLPILSVFLHTRFSALRVNDPKTKTGYFFGSFYIISRRAYEQAGTHSAVRHELVEDGALGARVKEMGLALKMVRGERQVSAVWARDLPSLWHGLRRLMIPLYYQHRRNAVLMTVAVFFILFEPFVVLPYSAFAHFGLGLEPSAGILFALNLAAVALILTTSVAQCKYGIYEKPAYGLGAPLGGAMVSFGFFSALADAKKENAVNWRDRQYTVTEQQNPLR, encoded by the coding sequence ATGAGCGGCTTTTCAGCGCTTGACGCGATTGATTTTTTGCTTGCCGCAATCATGATAGGCGTTGCCGGAGTCTGGGTGTATTTCCTGTCCTACATGGCAAAGTCGTTCAAATGCTCCCCAAGGCTTGACGACGCTCAGAAAGCGCAATCACCTCATCCGCTTGTAAGCGTGATTCTGCCGGCCCGAAACGAGGAAAGGTACATCGCAAAGTGCCTTGAGAGCCTGCTTGGTCAGGACTATGACAACCTTGAGATAGTGGTCATAAACGACTCGTCCACCGACGGGACGGCCGGAATTCTGTCAGATTATGCGCGCAGGGACAAGAGGATAGTCCACGTCGAGGCAAGGCCCAAGCCGCCGGGATGGGCGGGCAAGAACTGGGCCTGCATTGAGGGCTATCAGCAGTCCCGCGGAGAGCTGTTGCTATTTACCGACGCGGACACCGTCCATTCGCCAGCTTCAATATCGCTTGCGGTAAACAGGCTCCTCTCAGACAAACTTGACGCGCTCTCGGCCGTTCCAAAACTAGTCTGTAATGATTTCTGGACAAGAGTGACGCTGCCAATTCTATCCGTCTTTTTGCACACCCGGTTTTCTGCGCTTCGCGTAAACGACCCCAAGACAAAGACAGGCTATTTCTTTGGAAGTTTTTACATAATATCCCGGCGCGCATACGAGCAGGCAGGCACCCATTCTGCAGTACGGCACGAGCTTGTCGAGGACGGCGCCCTGGGCGCCCGGGTCAAGGAAATGGGGCTTGCATTGAAAATGGTCCGCGGCGAGCGTCAGGTCAGCGCCGTCTGGGCGCGCGATTTGCCCTCGCTGTGGCATGGACTGAGGCGACTGATGATACCGCTGTATTACCAGCATCGCCGAAACGCGGTTCTCATGACCGTAGCGGTATTTTTCATTCTTTTCGAGCCGTTTGTCGTTCTGCCGTACTCGGCATTTGCGCATTTTGGCTTGGGTCTTGAGCCCAGCGCTGGAATATTGTTCGCGCTTAACCTGGCAGCCGTCGCCCTTATCCTGACTACGAGTGTAGCTCAGTGCAAGTACGGAATTTATGAAAAGCCTGCATACGGCCTCGGCGCTCCGCTTGGGGGAGCAATGGTCTCCTTTGGCTTCTTTTCGGCTTTAGCCGATGCCAAGAAGGAAAACGCAGTGAACTGGCGAGACAGGCAGTACACGGTAACAGAGCAGCAGAACCCACTGCGCTGA
- a CDS encoding SRPBCC family protein: MVEIKTSREIAAPVSRVWQVVGDIDNEPTYWHGTKSVKNISRNGNTVEREVIISFKDSKCRQTVTLEENKLVEIRIIDGPLTGTKTVRLEPQGENKTRVDVDWNIKFAGFLGMFGGMVKKHIAEGTEEALTRIAKASEQ; encoded by the coding sequence TTGGTAGAAATAAAGACCAGCCGCGAGATTGCGGCCCCGGTTTCAAGAGTCTGGCAAGTTGTAGGCGACATCGACAACGAGCCTACCTATTGGCACGGGACAAAGTCTGTAAAGAACATTAGCAGGAACGGGAACACGGTCGAACGCGAGGTGATAATCTCGTTCAAGGACTCGAAATGCCGCCAGACGGTAACGCTTGAAGAAAATAAGCTGGTTGAAATCCGGATTATCGACGGCCCGCTTACCGGAACCAAGACGGTCCGGCTGGAGCCTCAGGGCGAAAACAAAACCCGCGTTGACGTCGACTGGAACATCAAATTCGCTGGCTTTCTTGGGATGTTCGGAGGAATGGTCAAGAAGCACATTGCCGAGGGAACCGAAGAGGCGCTGACAAGGATTGCAAAGGCGTCGGAACAGTAG
- a CDS encoding DUF2171 domain-containing protein: protein MVIDLEDWESLVNKPVFTADGKDIGVVADVQPERILVTYGPITPDKYIIPKSSVERVEKGVVYLSETGKTVEQDYKYE from the coding sequence ATGGTAATAGATCTCGAGGATTGGGAATCGCTTGTCAACAAGCCGGTGTTTACCGCCGACGGGAAGGACATAGGCGTCGTTGCAGATGTCCAACCAGAGAGGATACTGGTGACGTACGGGCCCATAACGCCGGACAAATACATAATCCCCAAGTCGTCTGTCGAGCGCGTCGAAAAAGGCGTGGTTTATCTAAGCGAAACGGGCAAAACGGTGGAACAGGACTACAAATACGAGTAA